The following DNA comes from Salmo trutta unplaced genomic scaffold, fSalTru1.1, whole genome shotgun sequence.
ATTGAATGTCATTGACTACATTTGTCTTGGATGGTATCCACTGCATTTAGTTTAGTTCAGTTTAGAGTTTATTTCAGAAAGGATACAGCACATAGAAATATGTTTAACCATTCATTAAAGAATGAATAATTCCAGTGCTTGTGATataggctctgctccttcagggtagctcactgcccaAGCAAAGCATCATTATATAAAACTACCTACAAGCAGTGAGTGAGATAAACTCTACCAAACCCCCCGGCAGGAGCACAGAACCCAACAGTTAGaggctggggtggtggtgggagcAACAAGCCAGCAGATAGTAGCAGGAGCACAGAACCCAACAGTTAGaggctggggtggtggtgggagcAACAAGCCAGCAGATAGTAGCAGGAGCATCAATGCAGAGCAAGAAGCCAGTACATAGTAGCAGTGGCATCAATGCAGAGCAAGAAGCCAGCGCGTAGTAGCAGGAGCATCAAGCGGCAGCAGGATGAGTGAGCAGACCTGGTCAGCTTAAATAGACCACCAAATAAGGTAGGCGTGATTGTGCTAGTATCTAATTGGTGTCATCTCAGCTGATGGGATTCCTTTCTGAACTGGCTTCGCTTCattggtcacatgcacagggtcacagatgtaattgcagggcgcaacatgtgtttttctgtatgtatgtatgtttccaccccctctctgcccagtgaagaATATGTCAATAACCATTGAAACAGGGTTAcacctctctgcccagtgaagaATATGTCAATAAACACTGAAACAGGGTTAgacctctctgcccagtgaagaAGATGTCAATAACTCTTGAAACAGGGTTAcacctctctgcccagtgaagaAGATGTCAATAACCATTGAAACAGGGTTAcacctctctgcccagtgaagaATATGTCAATAACCATTGAAACAGGGTTAcacctctctgcccagtgaagaAGATGTCAATAACTATTGAAACAGGGTTAcacctctctgcccagtgaagaatatgtgtggtggatgaatcagaattagttgggtaacatagataattaagatgttttattagcataatatgtttatgtgagattacttgtcattagaaagtatccctttggactctggtgtctttcagttgcacttttcccttagctggggctcagtcacttgggcccagagaggggagaggtcagacttgtctttgaCATATCTCTGTTGCTTTGCAGAATATCAGACAGGGAGGGGGACaaaatggaacattgtcttcatatgtgaatgtgtctttacctattcttaaaccatgtgaagagatggcgtgattaatgggaaaccaattatttgtctccacaatgtctgtgcgcaagtcactcccctcagtgagcttgtccaggagtggagtcaagagggggtttacttgagatgggagtatctagagttgacaattgatttatgtgatggtgtttttgtactatgaggtaccaggaacgagattagaacctcgtcattagggaccaaactgaatgataatttatagcgaatgttatctggctaagggatactcctttctcaagtATAAGGTCCCTTTGTGAACTGTTTCTaagatctgtggtttgtcatgtatgtTGAGAGGGGTGGATCTTGGCTATAAAtgctctttgtacttttgtgtagtcacttttcaatggttcattagagatagcgcatcattgaaagtcaagtgcttttgcaaaagcatcttaaaacctcttacatctagacgttccgctagcggaacacctgctccaatatccaatgataggtgtggcgcgaaatacaaactcctcgaaaatccgaaaacttacatttttcaaacatatgactattttacaacattttaaagacaagactctcctttatctaaccacactgtccaatttcaaaaaggctttacagcgaaagcaaaacattagattatgtcagcagagtacccagccagaaataatcagacacccatttttcaagctagcatataatgtcacaaaaaacaaaaccacagctaaatgcagcactaacctttgatgatcttcatcagatgacactcctaggacattttgttatacaatacatgcatgttttgttcaatcaagttcatatttatatcaaaaaccagctttttacattagcatgtgacgttcagaactagtattcccaccgaacacttccggtgaatttactaaattactcacgataaacgttcaccaaaacataataattattttaagaattatagatacagaactcctttatgcaatcgcggtgtccgattttaaaatagctttttggggaaagcacattttgcaatattctgagtagatagctcgccatcacgggctagctattttgacacccaccaagtttggtactcaccaaactcagatttactataagaaaaatgtgattacctttgctgttcttcgtcagaatgcactcccaggacttctacttcaataacaaatgttggtttggttccaaataatccatagttatatccaaatagcggcgttttgttgtgcgttcaagacactatccgaagggtaacaaagggtgatGCGCCctgcgcgtttcgtgacaaaaaatgtcaaaatattccattaccgtacttcgaagcatgtcaaacgctgtttaaaatcaatttctatgcgatttttctcgtaaaaaagcgataatattccgaccgggagtcgttgtttttgttcaaagactgaaaatgaaaacatggagtcgtctcgtgcacgcgtgcgccagtctcattgttctcagatcgaccacttaccaaatgcgctactgtttttcagctatggcctgcaaagtcatcattcaacgttctggcgccttctgagagcctatgggagcgttagaaaatgtcacgttacatcagagatcccctgttttggatagagattagcaagaaggccaagaaatggtcagagagagcgcttcctgtttggaatcttctcaggttttggcctgccaaatgagttctgttatactcacagacaccattcaaacagttttagaaaatttggagtgttttctatccaaagctaataattatatgcatattctagtttctgggcaggagtaataatcagattaaatcgagtacgttttttatccggccgtgaaaatactgccccctatccataacaagttcattattaaagatgtagtttacgtatagctctgactggtgtgtgaagtttgtaactctcctcatttggtaatgcagaaattagccaccacatatGTTAATAAACATTTGAACATAATAAATAAACATTTGAACTTTCAGGAAAAAGGGTAATGTCTGTAAAACAACAATCAAAAACACTCAATGGGTGATTAACATGTTTTATTTGACTTGATTACACATTAACAtacaacacaaagggagggtattCATCATAACTGGACCAGTTTGCCCTATTCTATGTATTATTCAGTATAGTATTATGAAAATAAAAGGTGGGAAACCAAAATAAATCTAGCCCAGTCTTCTGCTATGTATATCATTACAGAGTTTAAGACTAAAGCatatagaatggaatggaatggttaATTCCTTAACGCATATATTTGTACACTGCACGGTTTGCATTAGATATATTAGACATCAGCAAACAACAAGAAAGGGAAATACATTTTTACTATGTTTATAATGTAGCACAGTTTTGCCAGGCAATTTTGTTATCTAGCATTAACAAGGCTGGGTGATTGAGCCCCTTTGCACACATCTCCTTCTCAACTGACTAGAGAGAGTGTTTTGCCTGAGAACTAAGTCAgcactagcactgtccctagcactgttcCTAGCACTGTCTGTAGAACTGTTCCTAGCACTGTCTGTAGAACTGTTCCTAGCACTGTCTGTAGAACTGTTCCTAGCACTGttcctagcactgtccctataacTGCCCCTATAACTGTTCCTATAACTgcccctagcactgtccctataacTGTTCCTAGCACTGTCTGTAGAACTGttcctagcactgtccctataacTGTTCCTTGCACTGttcctagcactgtccctataacTATCCCTataactgtccctagcactgtccctagcactgtcactagcactgtccctataactgtccctagcactgtccctagcactgtcactagcactgtccctataactgtcactagcactgtccctagaactgtccctagcactgtccgtAGAACTGTCCCTATAACTGTCTGTAGAACTGTCTGTAGAACTGTCCCTagaactgtccctagcactgtccctagcactgtcactagcactgtccctataactgtcactagcactgtcactagcactgtccctagcactgtccctagcactgtccctataactgtcactagcactgtccctagaactgtcccgagcactgtcactagcactgtccctatacctgtcactagcactgtcactagcactgtccctatacctgtcactagcactgtcactagcactgtccctagaactgtccctagcactgtccgtAGAACTGTCCCTATAACTGTCTGTAGAACTGTCCGTAGAACTGTCCCTACAACTGTCCCTATAACTGTCCGTAGAACTGccactagcactgtccctagcactgtctctAGAAATGTACCTATAACGGACCCTagaactgtccctagcactgtccctagcactgtccctatgtAGAACTGTCCCTAGAACTGTCCCTAGAACTGTCCCTAGAACTGTCCCTATAACAgtcactagcactgtccctagaactgtccctagaactgtccctagaactgtccctagcactgtccctatgtagaactgtccctagaactgtccctagaactgtccctagcactgtcactagcactgtccctataTAGCATTCTTTATGGCATCGACTACTTCTTTTGCCTTCTCTAGTGTTAACAACTCATCATGGAGAAAAGGTGCGATACCCTCACATGCATGGAGTCTATCCTTTAATACTCCCTCTTCAACTACGAGGGTGCTGTCAACTGGCAGATGGAATGCCAGGGTCACATTGTCCCACATGAAATGTTCATAATCATGTCCTAGTTCTTCTGTTTCAACTGTTCCACTCTCTCGGTTGATGATCAGCTTCTTTGTATGGGTTCCACATATTGCTTCTGCACGCCAGATAATTTTGCCATCTTTATAAATGCATATTGCCTCATCATTCTCATCGGCAAGAAGTGGGCAGTCAtcaaactctgtcacctctggaCTGTGGAGAACCACTACGTACATGATCTCCTGCTTGTAAACCACGGTTTCATAGACTCTCAGGACAGGCTTCTCTCCCTCACAGGTCTGCTCTGTGTACATCTGCATGAGATCCTCCAAGGGGAAGGTAAACTTAAAGTTCCCATACCGAGATCCCTGTTGGAAGACAGGGGAGGTGGTGAATTCCCTCAGGAATGGATTGTGTCTTTTTTCTTCCCCCGTTTTTGGGTCAAAGGAAAGCTGTTCCTTTTCAAGGAAGCGATTCTCTGCTGCCTCAATTTCACCTTCTGTAATGTGAAGAGCCCACCATGAGAAACTCCCTCTTTGCCCTGCTGTAAATCCACTCAAATCCATGATTCCTGACAGGCCTGTTGGAGTGGTTACGTGACAGACTTTGTCCACGTGAAATTCCGCTTTGTCAGCTTTGGGGTATAGTGGAATGTCTTTTAAAATAAGACGTCTATAACTTTGTGGGGTTTTAACCATTTTCAAGGTTTCTATACTCTTATGCTCCCCACGGTAATAGGTCTCCGTTTTTTCTCTTCTGTTTTCTCGATGCATTTTCTTTCCCTGAAAAGAGGAAAGTTGACAATTAGATTAATCGTATGTGGATCTCTTTATTTATCTAGATTGTTTACACAACATCATTATGAGGTGATGACAAATGTTCTAATATAAAGGTTTAGATGGAGCTGTATGCAACGATATGAAAGTCCTTAAGATCGACATGATACTTGTAAACATTTTGAAGCTATATTGTTTATTTACAGAGACAAAAGACAACACAAACTTGAATTGTGTGTTGCAATAGGGTGAGACAGTATAAGTTCACAAGGTTTATTTCTATTTGATATTATTCTATAATCAATGGGTATAGAGTAtatcaaacaaaacatgaaaATGAAATTATAACAAAATAAGATTACTTTCTAAAAGAGATACCGTTGTAATGAGTTGTATCATTTCAGTGTTTGTAATGTGTTTTAGACAAAGACACAATATTTATTGCACACAACTCCTGGAAGCAATCATCTCTACAACTAAACATATTTATAATCTAAAGACATTTGTATAATGTGTTCCTTTTATACTGTACATAAACAATACTAAATTAGGTGTTTTTTCAGTCAAACCATTAGCTaaataaatgtactaaaatgtaTTATTCTAAAACACAAACTAAACAAGCATTTCTATAACAGCCTTTGGATACCTTCTTTGTGTGCAGTAGGGTACTTAACTTGAGAGTATGTTTCAGTAAGTAAGACCTAGCAAATACTAACTGTATCTCTTGTCTTACCTTAaccaataaggcatgagggggtgtggtatatggccaatataccacggctaagggctgttctaagacaatgcggagtgcctggatacaaccctcagctgtggtatattggtcatatatcacAGAGGTGGTAAACAGAGGtggtaaactggttaccaacttaattagaacagtaaaaatacatgttttgtcatacccgtggtatacggtctgatataccacagctgtcaaccaatcagcattcagggctggaaccacccagtttacaaTTAAATGTATAATACGTTTGCTTGGTTAAGTATTTATGCCCTGTCACTAAAACAGTCACACCCTGTCATAGTTGCACTccgcatactgtactgtaggttatatagactatatgaccaaaagtatgtggacacatgcttgttgaacatctcattacaaaatgatgggcataaatatggagttggtccactcttctgggaaggtttttcACACCTTTGCCATATCAGGCCACAGAATCATGTTCAACATCAATAGTACAGAATGTGTCACAAACGCAACATGACAAAACACTACTCTGCAGCAGAGATCTGAATCAAAGGGGGTGTCTATacagatctgaatcaataggtttctctatacaggtctgaatcaataggggtctgaatcaataggggtctctatACAGATATGAATCAATAGGAGTCTCTATacagatctgaatcaataggtttctctatacaggtctgaatcaataggggtctgaatcaataggggtctctatACAGATATGAATCAATAGGAGTCTCTATacagatctgaatcaataggtttctctatacaggtctgaatcaataggggtctgaatcaataggggtctctatACAGATATAAATCAATAGGAGTCTCTATacagatctgaatcaataggtttctctatacaggtctgaatcaataggggtctgaatcaataggggtctctacacagatctgaatcaataggggtctctacacagatctgaatcaataggtttctctatacaggtctgaatcaatagggctctgaatcaataggggtctctatACAGATATGAATCAATAGGAGTCTCTACacagatctgaatcaataggggtctctatacagatctgaatcaataggggtctctacacagatctgaatcaataggggtctctacacagatctgaatcaataggggtctctacacaaatctgaatcaataggggtctctacacagatctgaatcaataggggtctctacACAGGTCGGAATCAATAGTGGTGAATGtgagtgtctttgtgtgtgtgtgtgtgtgtgtgtttaaaattgtaaatgttatttgtcacaagcACAAGCACAGTTAAATGCTCAACTTGCAATCCCTGCTGTTTAAGCAAGCCCTGCTGTGTTAAGGCagatatctggggaagggtcccaaaatacgtctgcagcattgaaattccccaagaacacaatggcctccatcattcttaaatggaagaagtttggaaccaccaagactcttcctagagctggccacatgGCCAAactgaagggccttggtcagggaggtgaacaagaacctgatggtcattctgacagagctccagagttcctctgtggagatgggagaaccttccagaaggaccatcatctctgcagcactccaccaataatgcacttatggtagagtgaccagactgaagccactcatcagtaaaaggcacatgacaagccgcttggagtttgccaagaggcacctaaaggactctcagaccatgggatacaagattcgctggtctgatgaaaccaagattgaactatttggcctgaatgtcaagcgttaCATCTGTtagaaacttggcaccatccctacggtgaaacatggtggtggcagcatcatgctgtggggatgtttttcagcggcagggaccaggagactagtcaggattgagggaaagctgaacggagcaaagtacagagagctccttgacaaaaaacctgctccagagtgctcaggaccttagactggggcgaaagttcgccttccaacaggacaatgaccctaagcacacagccaagacaatggagtggcttcaggacaagtctctgaatgtccttgagtgacccagccaaagcctggacttgaacccgatcgaacatctctggagagacctgaaaatagctgtgtagcgtccctccccatccaatctgacagagcttgagaggatctgcagagaagaatgggagaaactccccaaattcaggtgtgcgaagcttgtagtgtcatacccaagaagactcgaggctttaatcaccgccaaaggtgcttcatcaaagtactgagtaaagggtctgaatacatctgaatacaaaatgtggaaaaagctaaAATATCTTGATtgaataagtatttaaccccattattatggcaagcctaaatcctttcagtagtaaaaatgtgcttaagtcacataataagttgcatgtgtgtaataatagtgtttaacataatttttttatgaatacctcatctctgtaccccacgcaTACAATTAATTCTCAGTTTCAttggtcgagcagtgaatttcaaacacagattcaaacagAAAGActaggaggttttccaatgcctcgctaagaagggcacctgttgaaagaaatgtaataataataattaacctGACATTGAAATGCCTTtgggcatggtgaagttattaattccactttggatggtctatcaatacacacagtcccTACAAAGAAAGAGGCAACCTTTCATTATTTTATAAAATTGGTAGCTACAGTCTTGTCtcctcgctgcaactcccgtacggcgaaggtcaagagccgtgcctcctccgaaacacaacccagccaagctgcttcttgacacaatgcccgcttaacctggaagccagccgcaccaatgtgtcagaggaaacaccgtacacctgcaaccgtgtcagcatgcattgtGCCCCATGTCactagtgtgcgatgggacaagaacatccctgccggccaatccctcccctaacccggacgacgctgggccaattgtttgcCACCCCATGGGtgtcccggtcgcagccggctgcgagaGAGCCTGGACACAAACCAgtatctctagtggcacagctagcactgcaatgcagtgccttagaccactgtgccacttgggagttGGGAGGCAAAGGCaacctttctaactcagttgccagagaggaaggaaaccactcagggatttcaccatgaggccaatggtgactttagaaCAGTTACAGAGTGGCTGTGCTAGTAGAAAACTGAGGatttagttttgacttaaatccttttgaaaatctatggcaagatttgaaaatgttgcaatgatcagcaaccaacTTGAAAGAACTTgaagaataataaataaataaatacattgcaattattgtaaaatacaggtgtgcaaagctctaagagacgtacccagaaacactcacagctcccaaaggtgattctagcatGTTTTGactcatttgcaaacatttctaaaaacatgttttcactttgtcattatggggtattgtgtgttgatggtTGAGAAAAAGtatcaattgaatcaattttgaattggaataaatcaaggggtatgaatactttctgaaggcactttagtaCATGTTTTTACCTTAAACCTCAATCAACTGAACAAGTTAACTCTGATTTGTTTCATATTTGCATGTGTTTTATCTTTATCTACCCCATTTTACATCATCTAAGGAGTTTGTGTTGTGTCcaccatcggttgagacacaagatgctcttgaatacagggtggatgtcatgttgtggctgataaatgtactaaaatgggattcaaatgtatatttcacctttcaaatggtaccacaaagatggttggaggacacacatcagaatgttgacttgaatgggaaaatacagttgaaatcagaagtttacatacaccttagccaaatacatttaaactcagtttttcacaattcctgacatttaatcctagtaaaaattccctttcttaggtcagttaggatcaccactttattt
Coding sequences within:
- the LOC115189153 gene encoding uncharacterized protein LOC115189153, whose translation is MHRENRREKTETYYRGEHKSIETLKMVKTPQSYRRLILKDIPLYPKADKAEFHVDKVCHVTTPTGLSGIMDLSGFTAGQRGSFSWWALHITEGEIEAAENRFLEKEQLSFDPKTGEEKRHNPFLREFTTSPVFQQGSRYGNFKFTFPLEDLMQMYTEQTCEGEKPVLRVYETVVYKQEIMYVVVLHSPEVTEFDDCPLLADENDEAICIYKDGKIIWRAEAICGTHTKKLIINRESGTVETEELGHDYEHFMWDNVTLAFHLPVDSTLVVEEGVLKDRLHACEGIAPFLHDELLTLEKAKEVVDAIKNAI